In Aedes albopictus strain Foshan chromosome 3, AalbF5, whole genome shotgun sequence, the following are encoded in one genomic region:
- the LOC109414128 gene encoding probable RNA methyltransferase CG1239: MENQSATIKPEHQETDESSRENVPNNAAQTVSKKRRHSDNDCPAEEAVKPKKIFKYGNYNRYYGYRNKNESPMADVRLQAFISLKDKITGKQMLDIGCNNGSLTLLIAKHCHPTRTVGIDIDGDLIGSARRHQSNMLKSCTDDEDTFKVLKRVEFRTANYAYQDESLLASEKPQFDVILCLSVTKWIHLNFGDAAVKLTFKRAYRQLNEGGIFILEAQPWSSYKKKKKLTDAIFEQFKQIAFRPDEFNRYLLGDEIGFREMFELKIADHAVKGFRRPIYAFRK; encoded by the exons ATGGAAAACCAGAGTGCTACAATCAAACCAGAACATCAAGAAACGGACGAATCTTCCCGGGAAAATGTTCCGAACAACGCTGCTCAAACTGTTTCAAAAAAG CGTCGCCATAGCGATAACGACTGCCCCGCGGAGGAAGCCGTGAAacccaagaaaattttcaaatacggAAACTACAACCGGTACTACGGCTATCGAAATAAGAACGAATCACCGATGGCGGATGTTCGCCTTCAGGCTTTCATCTCCCTCAAAGACAAAATAACTGGAAAGCAAATGTTGGACATTGGCTGCAACAACGGTTCGCTGACTCTCCTGATAGCGAAACATTGTCATCCCACTAGGACCGTTGGCATCGATATAGACGGTGATTTGATTG GAAGTGCCCGACGTCACCAATCAAACATGCTAAAGTCCTGTACCGATGATGAAGACACATTCAAAGTCTTGAAACGCGTTGAGTTTAGAACGGCAAACTACGCTTATCAGGACGAATCTCTCCTGGCTAGCGAGAAACCTCAGTTCGATGTGATATTGTGCCTATCGGTGACGAAGTGGATACACCTTAACTTTGGAGATGCCGCAGTGAAGCTCACCTTCAAGCGCGCCTATCGCCAGTTGAACGAAGGTGGCATTTTTATACTGGAGGCGCAGCCCTGGAGCAGTtataagaagaaaaagaaactAACGGATGCAATATTTGAGCAGTTCAAACAAATCGCTTTCCGTCCGGATGAGTTCAATCGGTACCTGCTGGGCGATGAGATTGGCTTTCGGGAGATGTTTGAGCTCAAGATAGCCGATCATGCGGTGAAGGGCTTCCGAAGGCCGATTTATGCGTTTCGGAAATAG